One Polyangiaceae bacterium DNA window includes the following coding sequences:
- a CDS encoding RNA-directed DNA polymerase → MGFWDKVKTFIGPGKPGEGEPKKDDPAPAAKPASTPATTSTSASGKTASASSAVGAVSTFTASTPAKTAAAKPKKDKPKDPYDASGILGLSADELRKRALKIDPFRTAWIGRVDTIPPQSDERTALIDRGLILRGLLSEEQIEEIHRVGDLWLKHHEAANLASTVARKRADEAIAELKKEKAAKKAEKKRLAAERKKKRAADVARRKAEDIIFLGRGVSGKLADRRANVEALQKNGLPILSTPAEVAKTLGLPIGKLRWLCHHNDAVTRPHYVYFEVPKRSGGTRLLSAPHENLAKAQEWIFNNILQKLPTENPAHGFVKGRSTVTNAKEHVGQGIVINLDLSDFFPTIGFGRVRGLFESLGYSPAVATIFALLCTEPPRRKVTYDGTLYWVAVGDRGLPQGACTSPAISNLVSRKLDRRLLGMTRKMGWTYTRYADDLTFSAEMQEIEGGKKGRKDLGMLLARIRHIVQEEGFAINPKKGRLQHAGGRQEVTGIVVNDKLSMPREEVRRLRAILHQAKKTGLEAQNKEKRPHFESYLKGKIAYLNMVDPDRAMQLAKAYMEAGGR, encoded by the coding sequence GTGGGGTTCTGGGACAAAGTCAAGACATTCATTGGCCCTGGAAAACCTGGCGAGGGTGAGCCGAAAAAGGACGATCCGGCGCCTGCCGCGAAGCCTGCTTCGACGCCGGCGACGACGTCCACGAGTGCGTCGGGAAAAACCGCGAGCGCATCGAGTGCTGTAGGGGCCGTGAGCACGTTCACGGCATCGACGCCTGCGAAGACGGCTGCGGCAAAGCCGAAGAAGGACAAGCCGAAGGATCCGTACGATGCGTCGGGGATTCTGGGGCTATCGGCGGACGAGTTACGCAAGCGTGCGCTCAAGATCGATCCGTTTCGAACGGCGTGGATTGGTCGTGTCGATACGATTCCGCCGCAGAGTGACGAGCGGACGGCGCTCATTGATCGGGGCCTCATTCTGCGCGGGCTCTTGTCGGAAGAGCAGATTGAAGAGATTCACCGCGTTGGTGATTTGTGGCTGAAGCATCACGAGGCGGCGAATTTGGCGAGCACCGTGGCGCGCAAGCGTGCGGATGAAGCCATTGCCGAGCTGAAGAAGGAAAAAGCGGCGAAGAAAGCCGAAAAGAAGCGGCTCGCGGCGGAGCGCAAGAAGAAGCGCGCGGCGGACGTGGCGCGGCGAAAAGCCGAGGACATCATTTTCTTGGGACGAGGTGTCTCCGGGAAATTGGCCGATAGGCGGGCGAACGTCGAGGCGCTTCAGAAAAACGGTTTGCCCATTCTGTCGACGCCCGCGGAAGTGGCCAAAACGCTGGGCCTGCCCATTGGAAAATTGCGTTGGCTTTGCCATCACAACGATGCGGTGACGAGGCCGCATTACGTTTATTTCGAGGTTCCAAAGCGCTCGGGAGGTACGCGGCTTTTGTCGGCGCCGCACGAGAACCTCGCGAAAGCCCAAGAATGGATTTTTAATAATATCCTCCAAAAATTGCCGACGGAAAATCCGGCGCATGGATTCGTCAAGGGTCGTTCAACCGTGACGAACGCCAAAGAGCACGTGGGGCAGGGGATCGTCATCAATTTGGATTTATCGGACTTCTTTCCGACGATTGGGTTTGGCCGGGTACGAGGACTCTTCGAGTCGCTCGGGTATTCGCCGGCGGTGGCGACGATTTTCGCATTGCTTTGCACGGAGCCGCCGCGGCGTAAGGTGACGTACGACGGAACGTTGTATTGGGTGGCGGTGGGTGATCGAGGGTTGCCGCAGGGGGCGTGCACGAGTCCTGCGATATCGAATTTGGTGTCGCGTAAGTTGGATCGGCGTCTTTTGGGGATGACGCGGAAGATGGGCTGGACGTACACGCGTTATGCGGACGATTTGACGTTTTCAGCGGAAATGCAGGAGATCGAAGGGGGCAAGAAGGGTCGCAAGGACTTGGGGATGCTGCTGGCGCGCATTCGGCACATCGTGCAAGAGGAGGGGTTTGCGATCAATCCGAAGAAGGGGCGATTGCAGCACGCGGGTGGGCGGCAGGAGGTGACGGGGATCGTCGTCAATGACAAGTTGTCGATGCCGCGGGAGGAAGTGCGGCGGCTCCGGGCGATATTGCATCAAGCGAAGAAGACGGGGCTCGAAGCGCAGAACAAGGAAAAGCGGCCGCATTTCGAGTCGTACTTGAAGGGCAAGATTGCGTATTTGAACATGGTGGACCCAGACCGCGCGATGCAGCTTGCGAAGGCGTACATGGAGGCGGGCGGGCGGTAG
- a CDS encoding DUF1295 domain-containing protein, whose amino-acid sequence MQSSAFLTFLSGAGLFEYLGLHFAISLVVSAAGFYRIYYFVSLGYAFSIALMALVTPWLFRSTLDLWTALQCTGLLAYGMRLGSFLIRRERSPAYQKEMVEVIKRGEHIKGFVKLMIWLSVALLYVLMFSPALFALLHHRDVPGSSPLVSQFSGLFIMACGLFIESWADHQKSAYKAQRPDRFCDVGLYRVVRCPNYLGEVIFWVGAWTAGISAYTHVLHWGMSLTGLVCIVLVMLGSTRRLEMKQDERYGSNPEYQRYTRSVPVLFPFVPVYSFKNLKVYLG is encoded by the coding sequence ATGCAATCATCCGCGTTCCTCACCTTCCTGTCCGGCGCCGGCCTCTTCGAATACCTTGGCCTGCATTTCGCCATCTCGCTGGTCGTATCGGCCGCCGGTTTCTATCGCATCTACTACTTCGTCAGCCTCGGCTACGCCTTTTCGATAGCCTTGATGGCGCTCGTGACCCCTTGGCTTTTCCGGAGCACGCTCGACCTTTGGACTGCACTGCAATGCACCGGGCTGCTCGCGTACGGCATGCGCCTTGGCTCGTTTCTCATCCGGCGCGAACGAAGTCCCGCGTACCAAAAGGAAATGGTCGAGGTCATCAAGCGGGGCGAACACATCAAGGGATTCGTCAAACTGATGATTTGGCTCAGCGTCGCGCTTCTTTACGTGCTCATGTTTTCGCCCGCGCTCTTCGCATTACTTCACCATCGGGACGTGCCCGGATCGAGTCCCCTCGTTTCGCAATTCTCGGGTCTGTTCATCATGGCGTGCGGCCTCTTCATCGAATCATGGGCGGATCACCAGAAATCAGCGTACAAGGCGCAAAGGCCCGATCGCTTTTGCGACGTCGGTCTTTATCGCGTAGTTCGTTGTCCGAATTATCTGGGGGAGGTCATTTTCTGGGTAGGAGCGTGGACCGCAGGGATCAGCGCCTACACGCACGTATTGCATTGGGGCATGAGCCTCACGGGGCTCGTCTGCATCGTTCTGGTCATGCTCGGATCCACTCGGCGACTCGAAATGAAGCAAGACGAACGTTACGGATCGAACCCGGAATACCAACGATATACGCGCTCGGTCCCAGTGCTTTTCCCCTTTGTGCCCGTATATTCGTTCAAGAACCTGAAGGTGTACCTGGGTTGA
- a CDS encoding FHA domain-containing protein: MNDVSPWWFLVAAAAMAAYWVVQVFGAAINTKLFAQVLQKILREKNVVRAIKLCTAASNAPVGVATKEALIASVSSEEDEIRPVGYRGNRPVPMDRVRARIRARYDEAFTKTAAPLLKAILLALPSFFLCPTALLLTLSHSALDWRIIGASGAGFLFLIYVGFTHWQIMSSRNTGFDLLWPSFEFVYENRKSLVSETIPPPPPPEAPPLATKNARLTLEVLEPGKPLRSLTLDGPVIKIGTFASAQVQLSAEGVSRMHAVVEMADDGATIIDLGATRPTCVNGEKVAKRALSNGDVIGIGDAELVVRLEAGGETRA; this comes from the coding sequence ATGAATGACGTGTCCCCTTGGTGGTTTCTCGTGGCGGCAGCCGCAATGGCCGCGTATTGGGTCGTGCAAGTGTTCGGCGCGGCCATCAATACCAAGCTGTTTGCGCAAGTCTTGCAAAAGATCCTCCGCGAAAAGAACGTCGTGCGCGCCATCAAGTTGTGCACCGCCGCAAGCAATGCTCCGGTCGGGGTGGCGACGAAGGAAGCTCTGATCGCGAGCGTATCGAGCGAAGAGGACGAAATCCGACCCGTTGGTTATCGAGGCAATCGCCCCGTGCCGATGGACCGCGTTCGCGCACGAATTCGAGCTCGTTATGACGAAGCGTTTACGAAAACGGCAGCACCGCTGCTGAAAGCCATTCTGCTCGCATTGCCGTCATTCTTTTTATGCCCAACTGCGCTTCTTTTGACGCTGTCGCATTCGGCGCTCGATTGGAGAATCATCGGAGCGTCCGGCGCGGGATTTCTGTTCTTGATTTATGTAGGCTTTACGCATTGGCAGATCATGTCGTCGCGAAATACTGGTTTCGACCTGCTTTGGCCCTCTTTTGAATTCGTGTACGAAAATCGCAAATCGCTCGTGAGCGAAACCATACCGCCACCGCCGCCGCCGGAGGCGCCCCCATTGGCGACGAAAAATGCGCGCCTCACGCTCGAAGTGCTCGAACCGGGAAAACCTTTACGAAGCCTGACGCTCGATGGGCCGGTGATCAAGATCGGGACATTTGCTTCAGCGCAGGTTCAGCTTTCCGCGGAAGGTGTGTCACGCATGCATGCGGTCGTCGAAATGGCCGACGACGGCGCGACCATCATCGATTTGGGCGCGACGAGGCCGACGTGCGTCAATGGGGAAAAGGTGGCGAAAAGGGCGCTTTCAAATGGCGACGTGATTGGAATTGGCGATGCGGAGTTGGTGGTGAGGCTGGAGGCGGGGGGCGAAACTCGGGCTTGA
- a CDS encoding acyl-CoA dehydrogenase family protein, whose protein sequence is MDIEPNETQALVARTARDFAERVIAPVASELDRTERYPREILQGLADLGLMGVNVPASLGGAEAGPVSYALAMMEIARACASTAVLMAVTNMVGEVIARFGSEAQRATYNPRLCSGEYPAGSFALSEPEAGSDPGSMRTTAERTSKGWVIRGQKQWITSGSYAGVYVVWARTGGPGTRGLSAFLVEGGTPGLIPGKPEDKLGLRASNTVPLTFDDCVVPEDALLGNEGEGFRIAMMALDGGRIGIASQAIGIATAALDRATEYAKQRKQFGKPIGEFQALQWTLADCRTELDAARLLALRAAWLKESKKPFSAEAAMAKLYASETANRVCQKALQLHGGYGYVREYGVERHLRDVRVTTIYEGTSEVQRLVIARNATR, encoded by the coding sequence ATGGACATCGAGCCCAACGAAACTCAAGCGCTCGTCGCGCGGACGGCGCGCGACTTTGCCGAACGTGTCATTGCTCCCGTAGCTTCGGAACTGGACCGCACGGAACGTTATCCACGAGAAATCCTGCAAGGCTTGGCGGATCTGGGGCTGATGGGCGTGAACGTTCCGGCGTCGCTCGGAGGGGCGGAAGCGGGGCCCGTTTCGTATGCGCTGGCGATGATGGAAATTGCGCGAGCATGTGCGTCGACGGCAGTGCTGATGGCCGTGACGAACATGGTGGGCGAGGTCATCGCGAGGTTTGGATCGGAAGCGCAACGGGCGACGTACAATCCGCGGCTGTGCTCGGGTGAATATCCCGCCGGATCGTTTGCGCTGAGTGAACCCGAAGCGGGAAGTGATCCTGGTTCGATGCGCACGACGGCGGAGCGAACGTCGAAAGGGTGGGTGATTCGCGGGCAGAAGCAGTGGATCACGAGCGGGTCGTATGCAGGCGTGTACGTGGTCTGGGCGCGCACGGGGGGACCAGGGACGCGCGGTTTGTCGGCCTTTCTGGTCGAAGGCGGGACGCCGGGGCTCATTCCGGGCAAACCCGAGGACAAACTCGGGCTGCGCGCATCGAACACGGTGCCGCTGACGTTCGACGATTGTGTCGTGCCCGAAGATGCGCTGCTCGGGAATGAAGGCGAAGGGTTTCGGATCGCGATGATGGCGCTCGATGGAGGGCGCATCGGGATCGCGTCGCAAGCGATCGGGATAGCGACCGCGGCGCTCGATAGGGCGACCGAATACGCGAAGCAGCGCAAGCAATTCGGCAAGCCCATCGGGGAATTCCAGGCGCTTCAATGGACGCTTGCGGATTGCCGCACGGAGCTCGATGCGGCGCGGCTCTTGGCGCTGCGAGCGGCATGGCTGAAGGAGAGCAAGAAGCCGTTCTCCGCAGAAGCTGCGATGGCGAAGCTCTACGCGAGCGAAACGGCGAACCGGGTTTGTCAGAAAGCGCTGCAGCTACACGGCGGATACGGCTACGTGCGGGAATACGGCGTCGAGCGGCACCTGCGCGACGTGCGCGTGACGACGATCTACGAAGGCACGAGCGAAGTGCAGCGGCTGGTGATCGCGAGGAATGCGACGAGGTGA
- a CDS encoding AgmX/PglI C-terminal domain-containing protein, translating to MKDRSGETVIRVVCRGGIAAAAIVVFAGCGGETVNNRETKTGNDAASTESTGKNVSFDADVGALDQAKVNATLNRTSDKLTACFNDGLRRIPFLGGNIKFALRINQEGVATVAYLKESTLGDRATEACMLDALRKAKWPAPVGGREGLAEGGFGFDPSPDERPAVDLEADKLGKELPKAKEAIAKCRSSASAGAVTTTLYVGTDGKPMAVGIASEDAKAENAATCIVDALSAMTFASPGSYAAKVTITAD from the coding sequence ATGAAAGACAGGAGCGGCGAGACAGTGATTCGAGTGGTTTGTCGTGGCGGCATCGCAGCAGCCGCTATCGTCGTATTCGCCGGATGTGGCGGCGAAACGGTGAACAATCGGGAGACGAAGACGGGAAACGACGCCGCATCGACGGAATCGACGGGCAAGAACGTTTCGTTCGATGCCGACGTCGGGGCGCTCGATCAGGCGAAGGTCAACGCGACGCTGAACCGCACGTCGGACAAGCTCACGGCATGTTTCAACGATGGTTTGCGTCGCATTCCGTTTCTCGGCGGCAACATCAAGTTCGCGCTGCGCATCAACCAAGAGGGCGTTGCGACGGTCGCGTACTTGAAGGAATCGACGCTTGGCGATCGAGCGACCGAAGCGTGCATGCTCGATGCGCTTCGCAAGGCGAAGTGGCCGGCTCCCGTGGGTGGTCGCGAAGGCTTGGCCGAGGGTGGATTTGGGTTCGATCCGAGCCCTGACGAGCGTCCGGCGGTCGATCTGGAAGCCGACAAGCTCGGCAAGGAACTGCCCAAGGCCAAGGAAGCGATTGCGAAGTGTCGTTCGAGCGCCAGCGCGGGTGCGGTCACGACGACGCTGTACGTTGGAACCGACGGCAAACCGATGGCCGTTGGCATTGCGTCGGAAGATGCGAAAGCCGAAAACGCCGCGACGTGCATCGTTGACGCACTGAGCGCCATGACGTTCGCATCACCTGGAAGTTACGCCGCCAAAGTAACGATCACTGCGGACTGA
- a CDS encoding amidohydrolase family protein yields the protein MFDVIIKNGLFFDGTGAPATIRHLGIRDGKLVTASAESLDERDCPEVIDAAERWVTPGFVDMHTHYDAEVLAAPALGESVRHGVTTVMIGSCSISMVLSEAEDCSDLFTRVESVPREYVLPLLKERKNWHNAREYAAFLDRHPLGPNVASFLGHSDLRVAVLGLDRAVDPKVKPTEDELQKMELFLEEALDEGLLGLSSMTNPWDKLDGHRARSKSLPSVYAPWSEYTRLNKVLRRRGRIHQGAPNLVTKYNLLAYLMESMGVFGRKPLKTTLITLMDVKVDPWIASVLGPATRFLNRATNADFRWQTLPMPFETYADGMEFVVFEEFPAGEAALHLTTQDLRNELFRDPEYRRKFRRDVEKKFGPRVWHRDFDDAWIVDCPDPSVVGRSVGDVARARGANPGDVFLDLVVKHGSRLRWRTLIGNHRPEVVEKLVAEESTLIGFADSGAHIRNMAFYNFPLRLLKLVRDAEARGASVMPIEKAVWRLTGELGQWFGVDAGVLAPGKRADVVVIDPVRLDDRLGEYHEAPMQAFGGVKRMVNRGSAVESVLIRGKVAFRGGDVVPELGQQRGYGSFLRAGALN from the coding sequence ATGTTCGACGTCATCATCAAAAATGGCTTGTTTTTCGATGGCACGGGTGCACCTGCAACCATTCGGCACCTTGGCATTCGTGACGGCAAATTGGTGACCGCGAGCGCCGAGTCGCTCGACGAGCGCGACTGTCCAGAGGTCATTGATGCGGCGGAGCGTTGGGTCACGCCGGGCTTTGTCGACATGCACACGCATTACGATGCGGAAGTCTTGGCCGCTCCGGCGCTCGGTGAATCCGTGAGGCATGGGGTGACAACCGTAATGATCGGCAGTTGCTCGATTAGCATGGTGTTATCGGAAGCGGAAGATTGTTCGGATTTGTTCACTCGAGTCGAATCGGTTCCGCGTGAATATGTATTGCCTCTTTTGAAAGAGCGCAAAAATTGGCACAATGCTCGTGAGTACGCCGCGTTTCTGGACCGTCATCCGCTGGGACCGAACGTTGCATCGTTTCTCGGCCATTCCGATTTGCGCGTCGCGGTGCTGGGGCTCGATCGTGCGGTGGATCCCAAGGTCAAACCGACCGAGGACGAATTGCAAAAGATGGAGCTTTTCCTCGAGGAGGCGCTCGACGAGGGACTGCTTGGTTTGTCCAGCATGACCAATCCCTGGGACAAACTCGACGGCCATCGCGCTCGGTCCAAGTCGCTTCCGTCCGTTTATGCGCCCTGGAGCGAATACACGAGGCTCAACAAAGTATTGCGCCGGCGCGGGCGGATTCATCAAGGCGCGCCGAACTTGGTGACGAAATATAATTTGCTCGCGTATCTCATGGAAAGCATGGGAGTTTTTGGTCGCAAGCCATTGAAGACGACGCTCATCACGTTGATGGATGTGAAGGTGGATCCGTGGATAGCGTCGGTGCTGGGGCCCGCGACGCGGTTTCTCAATCGAGCGACGAACGCCGATTTCCGGTGGCAAACGTTGCCGATGCCGTTCGAAACGTATGCCGATGGAATGGAATTCGTCGTTTTTGAAGAATTTCCGGCAGGGGAGGCTGCGCTTCATTTGACGACCCAGGACTTGCGCAATGAATTGTTTCGCGATCCGGAATATCGACGGAAGTTTCGTCGTGATGTCGAAAAGAAATTCGGGCCGCGCGTGTGGCATCGTGATTTCGACGATGCGTGGATCGTCGATTGCCCGGATCCGAGCGTCGTGGGTCGCAGTGTCGGGGATGTAGCTCGGGCGCGAGGGGCGAATCCGGGCGATGTGTTTTTGGATTTGGTCGTCAAGCATGGTTCGCGATTGCGCTGGCGCACGCTGATCGGGAATCATCGTCCCGAAGTCGTGGAAAAGCTCGTAGCCGAAGAGTCGACATTGATTGGTTTTGCCGATTCTGGCGCGCACATTCGTAACATGGCATTTTATAATTTTCCGCTGCGCTTGCTCAAGCTCGTGCGGGACGCCGAAGCGCGAGGAGCTTCGGTGATGCCTATTGAAAAAGCCGTTTGGCGGTTGACGGGCGAGCTGGGGCAATGGTTTGGCGTGGATGCGGGGGTGCTCGCGCCGGGAAAACGTGCCGACGTGGTGGTCATCGATCCTGTGCGATTGGATGATCGGCTCGGCGAATACCACGAGGCGCCGATGCAGGCGTTTGGTGGCGTGAAACGCATGGTCAATCGAGGCAGCGCCGTTGAATCCGTGCTCATCCGTGGGAAAGTGGCTTTTCGAGGTGGCGACGTCGTGCCTGAATTGGGGCAGCAGCGCGGATATGGCTCGTTTCTTCGCGCTGGCGCCCTGAATTGA
- a CDS encoding L,D-transpeptidase, whose amino-acid sequence MVRAASLRRPTPPSSIRYAMLTCALVSCTEARSTQTVTTNPDENEKPALAAAPAPTPEAAKTDASATIPAAASAKPPAPAPEGPAEPRIWAKARFAWIHADPAPSRAWIGYLAPGTSVRLKDGNVKAARTFGGRDCNAWYAIEPRGYVCAGSTATIDENDPAVKILRRDAADTSSPWPYLYGESQGTPRYQQLPTRAEQRRTEPDLEKHEALVEKARAASTDDEVRAISKHFVGMDFSKSGKEPPELFNFSPLLREQRKFVYGGSTIAYVREFDFEGRTFLLTWDQAIVPKDRVKPYTKSMFHGLVLGKDAQLPLAFFREKPRPKYKRGDDGKLVQTDQTWPRHGWVELTGQRLEQDGKKFVETKEAGVYALVDDAQVIEQVTKAPWLGQKNPELQKWVDIRVLEGTLVAYEGLRPVYATMISPGRGGVPYEGIDPIKTASTPTGIFRVDGKFRTATMVSSSDDNLVHAEVNYVMNFHGPHALHGAYWHDGWGEKKSGGCVNLAPIDAKWVFDWTDPPVPEGWHGLRAIKEFGRSTIVRVRR is encoded by the coding sequence ATGGTCCGCGCTGCTTCCCTTCGACGCCCGACGCCTCCCTCGAGCATTCGCTACGCGATGCTCACGTGCGCGCTCGTGAGCTGCACCGAAGCGCGCAGTACGCAAACGGTAACGACCAACCCGGACGAAAACGAAAAGCCGGCGCTCGCTGCCGCACCCGCCCCAACGCCAGAAGCCGCAAAAACCGACGCCTCGGCCACCATCCCAGCCGCCGCTTCCGCAAAGCCCCCTGCACCCGCCCCGGAAGGGCCCGCTGAGCCACGCATTTGGGCCAAGGCGCGCTTCGCGTGGATACATGCCGACCCGGCGCCGTCACGAGCGTGGATCGGCTACCTCGCGCCAGGAACGTCCGTGCGCCTCAAAGACGGCAACGTCAAAGCCGCACGCACCTTCGGCGGGCGAGATTGCAACGCCTGGTATGCCATCGAACCGCGCGGCTACGTGTGCGCAGGCTCGACGGCAACGATCGATGAAAACGATCCTGCTGTAAAAATATTGCGACGCGACGCCGCCGATACCTCTTCGCCCTGGCCATATTTATACGGCGAGTCACAAGGGACGCCCCGCTATCAACAGCTTCCGACGCGAGCGGAGCAGCGTCGTACCGAACCGGACCTCGAAAAGCACGAAGCGCTCGTGGAAAAAGCGCGAGCGGCGAGCACCGACGACGAGGTTCGCGCCATATCGAAACACTTCGTGGGAATGGACTTTTCCAAGTCGGGCAAAGAGCCGCCCGAATTATTCAATTTCAGCCCGTTATTACGAGAACAACGCAAATTCGTTTATGGTGGTTCGACCATTGCGTACGTTCGCGAATTCGATTTCGAGGGCCGCACGTTCTTGCTCACGTGGGATCAGGCCATCGTGCCCAAGGACCGAGTAAAACCCTATACGAAATCGATGTTTCACGGTCTCGTCCTTGGCAAGGATGCCCAATTGCCGCTCGCTTTTTTTCGCGAAAAGCCTCGTCCGAAATACAAGCGCGGAGACGACGGAAAACTCGTGCAAACCGATCAAACGTGGCCTCGTCACGGATGGGTCGAGCTTACCGGGCAGCGCCTCGAGCAGGACGGGAAGAAGTTCGTCGAAACGAAGGAAGCCGGGGTTTACGCATTGGTGGACGATGCGCAGGTCATCGAGCAGGTAACGAAGGCTCCATGGCTTGGCCAGAAAAACCCCGAATTGCAAAAGTGGGTCGATATCCGCGTGCTCGAAGGGACGCTCGTGGCCTACGAAGGACTACGTCCGGTGTATGCGACGATGATATCGCCGGGTCGAGGGGGCGTTCCTTACGAAGGCATCGATCCCATCAAGACGGCATCGACGCCGACAGGTATTTTCCGGGTCGACGGCAAGTTTCGCACGGCGACGATGGTATCGAGCAGCGACGATAACTTGGTGCATGCCGAAGTAAATTATGTGATGAATTTCCACGGGCCGCATGCATTGCATGGAGCGTATTGGCACGACGGCTGGGGTGAAAAGAAGAGCGGCGGCTGCGTGAATTTGGCGCCTATTGACGCGAAATGGGTCTTCGATTGGACGGATCCGCCGGTTCCCGAAGGATGGCATGGACTACGCGCCATCAAGGAATTCGGTCGGAGCACGATCGTGCGGGTACGAAGGTAG
- a CDS encoding acyl-CoA dehydrogenase family protein yields MNFDITEDQLRTQQVARDFAAHVLAPRATDVDQNARIEAESIGQLGDAGWLGMTIPEAFGGSGGDFVALALAIEEFAAACANSAGFVAANVALACRPLLAYGSDTQKRELLTPLARGKTTLAFAPADPDNLGAGVVHAERQHDGSFVLRGETSPVTLFGQPDHVLVFARTADERVTAFVVPYGAANLHVTVLPGHLGKRAARLGVLRFDGVQLPASAAVGQQGDGLSIARSALDDARIAAAAEALGIARAAYEKAALHVKQESPKTPAPGLLGVQVMLADMCVEVEAARLLTLRAARQADAGTTSGSERSMAKLFASEMSTRVAHKAMQILGARNVATTPSLERHFRDARMAELSDDPPEVQRAIIAAAMLKA; encoded by the coding sequence ATGAACTTCGACATCACGGAAGACCAACTACGCACGCAGCAGGTTGCGCGCGATTTCGCCGCACACGTTCTCGCGCCCCGCGCAACCGACGTCGACCAAAACGCTCGAATCGAAGCTGAAAGCATCGGGCAGCTTGGCGATGCCGGATGGCTCGGCATGACCATCCCCGAAGCGTTTGGTGGCTCTGGCGGTGACTTCGTCGCGCTTGCGCTCGCCATCGAGGAGTTTGCCGCGGCATGTGCAAACTCGGCGGGGTTCGTCGCAGCGAACGTCGCCCTCGCGTGTCGCCCGCTTCTCGCATACGGCAGCGACACGCAAAAGCGCGAGCTGCTCACACCTTTGGCTCGCGGTAAAACCACGCTGGCGTTTGCCCCCGCCGATCCGGACAACCTTGGCGCGGGCGTCGTGCATGCTGAACGCCAGCACGACGGATCGTTCGTGCTGCGCGGCGAAACGAGCCCGGTTACGCTGTTTGGACAGCCTGATCACGTGCTCGTGTTTGCTCGTACTGCGGATGAACGCGTGACGGCGTTTGTCGTTCCGTACGGTGCCGCGAATCTGCACGTCACGGTTTTACCGGGGCACTTGGGCAAACGCGCCGCGCGTCTCGGGGTGCTCCGTTTCGACGGCGTGCAGTTGCCGGCAAGCGCCGCCGTCGGGCAGCAAGGTGATGGGCTTTCGATCGCACGCTCGGCGCTCGATGACGCGAGGATCGCCGCAGCGGCCGAAGCCTTGGGGATTGCTCGAGCGGCCTATGAAAAGGCTGCGCTTCACGTCAAGCAGGAATCGCCCAAGACGCCGGCGCCTGGACTTCTTGGCGTGCAGGTGATGCTGGCCGACATGTGTGTGGAGGTCGAAGCAGCACGCCTGCTCACGCTTCGAGCAGCTCGGCAAGCGGACGCGGGAACGACTTCCGGTTCCGAGCGGTCCATGGCAAAGCTGTTTGCGTCCGAGATGTCCACGCGCGTGGCGCACAAGGCGATGCAGATTCTTGGCGCTCGCAACGTGGCCACCACACCGAGCCTCGAACGACACTTTCGAGACGCTCGCATGGCTGAGCTTTCGGACGATCCCCCCGAGGTGCAGCGAGCGATCATTGCGGCAGCGATGTTGAAGGCATGA